The DNA window GCCACTTTGATGAAGGTTAAGGATATTTGAATGGTTAGTTATTTAAAAGAATCGATACCTAAATATAGCCAGCTAAAAGACATCCTCAGCAAGGAAATCAAGAATGGTAAATTTAAGGAGGGTGACAAGTTCTATTCAGAAAGAAAGCTAGTTGGGAAATTTAATATCAGCAGAAATACAGCTGTAGAATCGCTCAGAATACTTGAGAACGAAGAGCTTATAGAGCGTATTCAGGGGAAGGGGACATTTGTAAGTAGTAGGAATAGAAAATTATCTAACAACACAAATAATATTGCTGTTGTTGTAAGCGAAATATTTGAGGCAAGACATCCTGCCAGTATCTCTCTTATAAAGTCGATAGAAAAAGTTTTAGATAAGGCAGGTTATCATATTCTATTGATAAGCCTTGAACATTACTCGAAAAAGCAGCAGATTGACAGTCTTATTTCTCAAAAAAAGGCAGATGCATTTATCTTAGTCTCTGTACCAGGCGAGGTTCATGAATGGTTTGCTTCCAAAAACGTGCCGTTTGTTATTATCGGTAATACCTTATTGAAAAAGGCTCCTCACATAAATGTGGATTATTTTAAGCTTGTAGACGAAGGAATATCTTATCTTCTAGAATTAGGACACAGAAAGATAGGATTTGTAATTGGTGATAAGAAGAATATTGGAGTGATGAGAGGAATAAGAGGATACGAGAATGCATACAACAGTCTTGGACTGGCAGCTCAAAGTAGATACATAATGACAGATATTAGCAATGCCTCTAATGTAATTAAAGCAACAAACAACCTTATTGATGCTGGAGCAACAGCTATTCTATTTGATATACATATGTTTAATTACGCAGTTGATGAAATCAGGAATAGAGGATTAGGTATTCCCGAAGATATATCACTTATGCTTGCTACT is part of the bacterium genome and encodes:
- a CDS encoding GntR family transcriptional regulator — translated: MVSYLKESIPKYSQLKDILSKEIKNGKFKEGDKFYSERKLVGKFNISRNTAVESLRILENEELIERIQGKGTFVSSRNRKLSNNTNNIAVVVSEIFEARHPASISLIKSIEKVLDKAGYHILLISLEHYSKKQQIDSLISQKKADAFILVSVPGEVHEWFASKNVPFVIIGNTLLKKAPHINVDYFKLVDEGISYLLELGHRKIGFVIGDKKNIGVMRGIRGYENAYNSLGLAAQSRYIMTDISNASNVIKATNNLIDAGATAILFDIHMFNYAVDEIRNRGLGIPEDISLMLATQKIRKINAKNSLLTGFEVDIDKTYRLAGKMIIALINGKEVKSKTVPYKFFEGNSCRRLSVETQNTKGENK